The DNA sequence CATAAAGTGAGACCAATTGAATTGATGTTTGTAGCAGTTTATGGGGATGTATTCGACAAAAACAAGGATAAAACGGCTAAATCATAACTATTTTTTTATTAGCGCAGCGCATGACTACCCAAACAACTGGTGTTATTGCTAGAATAGCGCTAGTGTTAATTCTGTAATGGTGCTTTATGTCAGCAAAAGAAAATATAAATGAAAGTGAATCAAACAAACCTGGAGTAAATAAGGCGCGCCTAAAATGGGCATGTCGTCGCGGTATGTTAGAGTTGGATGTGCTGTTTATTCCTTTTGTTGATGAAGCATACGATGATCTTCCTGCAGAGCAGCAAGGTGTATTTGAGCGTCTATTAACGTGCCAAGACCCTGAGTTGTTTGCTTGGTTTATGGGACATGAAACCTGTGAAGACACTGAACTCAACGCTATGGTCCAGCATATATTGCAGCGCGTCAAAGTATAATATTGCTGTATATACCTCAAAAATAAAATACTGTGTTTTATTCGCAGGGTTTTCTCTTGCCATTATTACCTTTATTTTAACGTCAAGTTACTTGTTCCATCTAGCTATAGCATTGGTTGTTTTCAGTGTTATAGCGGTAAATATCTATTTAGCGAATAGCTTTCATACAAAGCAGCCTCAGTATCGAATGCTGGTGACTACTCAAGGCAGTATCCAGTTTATTGATAATCGTGGACAGGTATCAAAGCCAATGCAATTGTTGGATAAAAGCAGAGCTAGCGCCTTGGGCTGTTGGTTAGTTGCTCAGGTGTCTTTGGCTGACGGGCAAGAACAGCGGCGTAATGGCTTTATCTTTAAAGACAGTGTCTCAGCACAGAATTACTCTAGGCTAGTGCGAGTTATTAGAAGTTTGTAGTTGCCAAAAGCTAAAATAGTTATTGGCAACTATTGGTATTATTTTTTAACTAATCTGTAGGAGTTAACCATTGCTACTGTTTTGTAAAATGGTCGCCTTAGATTCTGTTAGCGTGTCAGGGTAATCTAACGTGTAGTGCAGGCCTCGGCTTTCTTTTCTTTCCATTGCACAGCGAATAATCAGCTCAGCTACTTGCACTAAATTTCTTAACTCTAGTAAATTATTACTGACTTTAAAGTTGCGATAGTATTCGTCTATTTCTCGCTGTAACAGTTCAACGCGATGCAAAGCGCGCTCTAGGCGCTTAGTTGTACGAACTATACCAACATAATCCCACATAAAGAGTCTTAACTCATGCCAGTTGTGTTGAATAACCACTTCTTCATCGGAGTCAGTTACGCGGCTCTCATCCCATTCTGGTAGGTTTTTATAGCGATTATTTACTTTAAGGCTATTGCTAATCTCAATTGCGGCTGCGCGGGCAAAAACTAAACATTCTAATAAAGAGTTGCTTGCTAAACGATTTGCGCCATGTAAGCCAGTATAAGACATTTCACCTATTGCATAGAGCTGGGCAATATCGGTTTGCCCTTGATGATTTACCATAACACCACCACAGGTATAGTGCGCAGCTGGTACAACAGGAATTGGCTGCTTGGTAATATCTATGCCTAATGACCTAGTTTTCTCATAAATGGTTGGAAAGTGCTCTTTGATAAACTGACTTGGCTTATGGCTGATATCTAAGTACATGCAGTCAGCACCGAGACGTTTCATCTCATAATCGATAGCGCGGGCAACAATATCGCGCGGTGCTAACTCTGCTCTTTCATCAAAGCTTGGCATAAAGCGACTACCATCAGGGCGTCTGAGTTTTGCACCTTCACCTCGCAATGCCTCGGTTAGAAGGAATGTTCCCGCGTCAGGGTGAAATAAACAAGTGGGATGAAATTGATTGAACTCCATATTGGCAACCCGACAACCAGCGCGCCAAGCCATGGCAATACCGTCACCACTGGCAACGTCAGGATTTGAGGTGTATTGATATACTTTGCTAGCACCACCCGTGGCTAAAATGGTTTTTTGCGCATAGATGCTTTCAACTTTTTCGCTGTTTCTGTTCCAAATATAAGCACCAATACATTGCTTAGTTGAGCCAT is a window from the Litorilituus sediminis genome containing:
- a CDS encoding protein YgfX; translated protein: MKPVKTLNSTLWSSIYCSASKYNIAVYTSKIKYCVLFAGFSLAIITFILTSSYLFHLAIALVVFSVIAVNIYLANSFHTKQPQYRMLVTTQGSIQFIDNRGQVSKPMQLLDKSRASALGCWLVAQVSLADGQEQRRNGFIFKDSVSAQNYSRLVRVIRSL
- the nadB gene encoding L-aspartate oxidase; amino-acid sequence: MTRQNNCDVLIIGSGAAGLTLALHLAKNADVVILSKGPLNEGSTYYAQGGIAAVFDENDSISAHVQDTLIAGAGLCDEETVNYTAENAKACLEWLIEQGVTFDKEKDSDGETRYHLTREGGHSHRRILHAADATGQAIQTTLADRVKQHSRIRIFERYNAIDLICEGNENDGSTKQCIGAYIWNRNSEKVESIYAQKTILATGGASKVYQYTSNPDVASGDGIAMAWRAGCRVANMEFNQFHPTCLFHPDAGTFLLTEALRGEGAKLRRPDGSRFMPSFDERAELAPRDIVARAIDYEMKRLGADCMYLDISHKPSQFIKEHFPTIYEKTRSLGIDITKQPIPVVPAAHYTCGGVMVNHQGQTDIAQLYAIGEMSYTGLHGANRLASNSLLECLVFARAAAIEISNSLKVNNRYKNLPEWDESRVTDSDEEVVIQHNWHELRLFMWDYVGIVRTTKRLERALHRVELLQREIDEYYRNFKVSNNLLELRNLVQVAELIIRCAMERKESRGLHYTLDYPDTLTESKATILQNSSNG
- a CDS encoding succinate dehydrogenase assembly factor 2, encoding MSAKENINESESNKPGVNKARLKWACRRGMLELDVLFIPFVDEAYDDLPAEQQGVFERLLTCQDPELFAWFMGHETCEDTELNAMVQHILQRVKV